The sequence GAATACCGCAACGGCAACCTCACCGGGCCATTTAAAGAATATGACAAAGAAGGCTACCTGCTGGTAGATGCCACCTATAAGGATAGTGTCGCTGTGGGCGAATACAAAGAGTATTACGGTGCCAGCGTGGCCGTTTACGGGTACAACCCCTCCAGGAGACGAAAGCGAGAAGGACAGTTCAAAGCCGGTATGCTGGACGGTGAATGGCTCTCCTATTATGAAAGTGGTCAGCTGGCCATTAAGAGCACTTACAAGGAAGGAGAATTACACGGGCCATACTTGGAATACAGCCGTGAAGGCCAACTCGTCATCGAAGTCAATTATGTAGAAGGAGAACCTGATGGCAATTTCACCCGCTATTCGATCGATAATGTGGTCGAGCAAACGGGAGAATACACCAACGGGAAAAAGACCGGCACCTGGACCACTTATTTTCCTGGCTCTAAGACCGTCGCTTCCGAAGAGCAGTATGACGAAAATGGCCATAAAACGGGCACTTGGAAGTATTATTATGAAAACCGAAGGCTCGCCAGAGTAGAACGCTATGAAAACGATATTCCAGTAGGCACTTGGGAAGAGTATTTTCCCAATAAAAACCTGGCCAAGCGCAAAGTCTATGAGCTGGGAATGCCGGTCGGAGAATACCAAGAAAACCATGAAGATGGCGAACCTTCCGTCCGCGGCCAGTATTCCGGTGGGGTAAAAACAGGCCTATGGAAAAGTTATTACACTGATGGGCAGCTCTATTCCATTGGAGAATATAAAAATGGTGTAAAATCAGGGCTTTGGAAATATTTTAATAAAATAGGCATCCTCATCGCTGAAGGAGAATATGAACTTGGCTCCGAACACGGCCAATGGTTCTATTACTACGATGGTGGCCAGTTAAAATCTGTCGGCAGTTATTTTTACGGCTTTGAGGAAGGCACTTGGGGCCTTTTCTATGACAATAAAAACCTTACGCAGGAAGAGTACTGGAGCAATGGCAGGCTGATGAATGTGAGCGAATACCACACCTATAACGGTAAAAGCACCTTGGACAAGGGGACCCTTAAAGACGGTGAAGGCACCCGTTTCACGTATTATGTCAACGGCACCAAAGAATCAGAAGGCACTTACTCCTTTGGCAAGCAAACGGGAAAGTGGACGTACTATCATGACAATGGAAAAATCGCGTCTTCTGGAAACATGGAGGACGGTAAGAAAGAAGGCCGGTGGAACTATTACACACGTTCTGGCAAATTGGCTGAAATCATTACCTTTAAGGATGATGAGATCGTCCCGGACAAACTGCCCGAACCCGATCTACCCTTCCAAACATTTGATTAGCAATACCACCTTCAGGCATCAATGCTTCAAGTGAACAAAACCCTGTTTCTACATATGTTGGAGCAGGGTTTTGTGCTTTTAGAATAGGACATTGAGCAAGGCAAGTGCAGATCAAGCCATATTTCTGAGGGTAAGGTTTATCTTCATGGGGAATCCCCCTGCTCTGGAAACTTCAATGAACACACGGAATTTGGTATGTAGCACACCCGATGCCTCGCCCCAGAGGGGCTACACATCCATAGCCATTTTTATTTTCAAAATTTTCATTTTTCATTCCACACTTCGTTTATTAGAG comes from Echinicola vietnamensis DSM 17526 and encodes:
- a CDS encoding toxin-antitoxin system YwqK family antitoxin — its product is MKYLFIICCLLASTTFSYSQKKAVQIYNADSSVVASGVVVDGKMEGLWQLNSPKDERLLEEGYLKAGKKDGTWTTYYANGTKHIVAEYRNGNLTGPFKEYDKEGYLLVDATYKDSVAVGEYKEYYGASVAVYGYNPSRRRKREGQFKAGMLDGEWLSYYESGQLAIKSTYKEGELHGPYLEYSREGQLVIEVNYVEGEPDGNFTRYSIDNVVEQTGEYTNGKKTGTWTTYFPGSKTVASEEQYDENGHKTGTWKYYYENRRLARVERYENDIPVGTWEEYFPNKNLAKRKVYELGMPVGEYQENHEDGEPSVRGQYSGGVKTGLWKSYYTDGQLYSIGEYKNGVKSGLWKYFNKIGILIAEGEYELGSEHGQWFYYYDGGQLKSVGSYFYGFEEGTWGLFYDNKNLTQEEYWSNGRLMNVSEYHTYNGKSTLDKGTLKDGEGTRFTYYVNGTKESEGTYSFGKQTGKWTYYHDNGKIASSGNMEDGKKEGRWNYYTRSGKLAEIITFKDDEIVPDKLPEPDLPFQTFD